The following are from one region of the Rhipicephalus microplus isolate Deutch F79 chromosome 1, USDA_Rmic, whole genome shotgun sequence genome:
- the LOC119164276 gene encoding monocarboxylate transporter 7 isoform X1, which translates to MKPRRKRDAKRLHHPLRGVDTTPTDASRMALPDTRACWPVAVSAAVFVFFGMMLIKSESVMYVGFMDMLRVNREEASWPLTVAIIMSQLSGPLYGLLGLWLPDRILLIAGALLCALPVMACALARSLGLVVFLYGILFGLGVACEELLPFTVVARHFVKYRGTAMGLLFAVTAVSGFVSPLIVEALQQAFDFRKALVILGALELNMLFGAVFVDRVPQDQDRESGDCKAPPEPVTRERPRASSFHTASLAKCCTIDLVSSLPLPRQVLHASCSLC; encoded by the exons ATGAAGCCCAG GAGGAAACGCGACGCTAAGCGACTCCATCATCCACTTCGTGGAGTCGACACGACACCGACGGACGCATCGAGAATGGCACTTCCCGACACTCGGGCATGCTGGCCCGTGGCAGTCTCCGCGGCCGTGTTCGTCTTCTTTGGCATGATGCTAATAAAATCCGAATCCGTCATGTACGTCGGATTCATGGATATGCTGCGGGTCAACCGCGAAGAGGCCTCATGGCCCCTCACTGTCGCCATCATCATGTCACAGCTTTCAG GGCCCCTGTATGGTCTGCTCGGTCTCTGGCTTCCGGACCGTATTCTGCTGATTGCCGGCGCCCTTCTTTGTGCGCTGCCCGTAATGGCCTGCGCACTGGCTCGGAGCCTCGGACTTGTGGTATTCCTCTACGGCATTTTGTTTG GACTGGGAGTTGCCTGCGAAGAGCTGTTGCCGTTCACAGTGGTGGCCAGGCACTTCGTTAAATACCGAGGTACGGCCATGGGTCTGCTTTTCGCTGTGACCGCCGTGTCGGGTTTCGTGTCTCCCCTGATCGTTGAAGCTCTGCAACAGGCCTTCGACTTCCGCAAGGCACTAGTCATACTGGGAGCCCTAGAGCTGAACATGCTGTTCGGTGCCGTGTTCGTCGACCGCGTGCCGCAGGACCAGGACCGTGAGAGTGGCGACTGCAAAGCGCCACCGGAACCTGTCACCCGAGAACGTCCACGAGCGAGTAGCTTCCACACGGCGTCGCTTGCAAAGTGTTGCACCATCGACCTCGTCTCATCCCTCCCTCTTCCCAGGCAGGTGCTTCACGCTTCTTGTTCCCTCTGCTAA
- the LOC119164276 gene encoding monocarboxylate transporter 7 isoform X2, giving the protein MALPDTRACWPVAVSAAVFVFFGMMLIKSESVMYVGFMDMLRVNREEASWPLTVAIIMSQLSGPLYGLLGLWLPDRILLIAGALLCALPVMACALARSLGLVVFLYGILFGLGVACEELLPFTVVARHFVKYRGTAMGLLFAVTAVSGFVSPLIVEALQQAFDFRKALVILGALELNMLFGAVFVDRVPQDQDRESGDCKAPPEPVTRERPRASSFHTASLAKCCTIDLVSSLPLPRQVLHASCSLC; this is encoded by the exons ATGGCACTTCCCGACACTCGGGCATGCTGGCCCGTGGCAGTCTCCGCGGCCGTGTTCGTCTTCTTTGGCATGATGCTAATAAAATCCGAATCCGTCATGTACGTCGGATTCATGGATATGCTGCGGGTCAACCGCGAAGAGGCCTCATGGCCCCTCACTGTCGCCATCATCATGTCACAGCTTTCAG GGCCCCTGTATGGTCTGCTCGGTCTCTGGCTTCCGGACCGTATTCTGCTGATTGCCGGCGCCCTTCTTTGTGCGCTGCCCGTAATGGCCTGCGCACTGGCTCGGAGCCTCGGACTTGTGGTATTCCTCTACGGCATTTTGTTTG GACTGGGAGTTGCCTGCGAAGAGCTGTTGCCGTTCACAGTGGTGGCCAGGCACTTCGTTAAATACCGAGGTACGGCCATGGGTCTGCTTTTCGCTGTGACCGCCGTGTCGGGTTTCGTGTCTCCCCTGATCGTTGAAGCTCTGCAACAGGCCTTCGACTTCCGCAAGGCACTAGTCATACTGGGAGCCCTAGAGCTGAACATGCTGTTCGGTGCCGTGTTCGTCGACCGCGTGCCGCAGGACCAGGACCGTGAGAGTGGCGACTGCAAAGCGCCACCGGAACCTGTCACCCGAGAACGTCCACGAGCGAGTAGCTTCCACACGGCGTCGCTTGCAAAGTGTTGCACCATCGACCTCGTCTCATCCCTCCCTCTTCCCAGGCAGGTGCTTCACGCTTCTTGTTCCCTCTGCTAA
- the LOC119164287 gene encoding uncharacterized protein LOC119164287: MLWSFAVQAAAMAVLALTKKYWLLLASCFFTGLTSGGRIFACTVMIAELFDQHSLSLSLGITNFIAGIVCLARPALIGHARDVIGSYNPLYVAFAVTNAVFTATWMVSLCWHRRQRKLENGVAG, from the exons ATGCTGTGGAGCTTCGCCGTCCAAGCAGCCGCCATGGCTGTGTTGGCACTTACGAAGAAATACTGGCTCCTCCTTGCCAGCTGCTTCTTCACCGGCTTGACGTCCGGGGGCCGAATATTCGCCTGCACCGTCATGATTGCCGAGCTGTTTGACCAACATTCGCTGTCACTCAGTCTCGGCATCACGAACTTCATAGCCGGCATCGTTTGCCTTGCGAGGCCAGCCCTCATTG GCCACGCACGAGACGTCATCGGATCGTACAATCCTCTTTACGTGGCGTTTGCCGTCACCAACGCTGTCTTTACAGCCACCTGGATGGTGAGCCTGTGTTGGCACAGGAGACAACGGAAACTAGAGAATGGCGTCGCAGGTTAG